Proteins from one Cydia fagiglandana chromosome 13, ilCydFagi1.1, whole genome shotgun sequence genomic window:
- the LOC134670028 gene encoding tRNA endonuclease ANKZF1-like codes for MASKTENVAAKTVKIYDLDNFENLLKGLKVASCMLTESHQVVDEASVIKRLNALSLTGPSDGNCCSCCGVGPFESRLQQTAHYKNHWHTHNLKRKLFGKPPLTLGQFSSRQDDNSSVSGSDSETEGASNGPASDLFAAATRHCKAFFTNTKGQVFCIYRCLLHHRKEELSTDGDGSAWIERCSRLLVPGFQRWAVFMVSGGHFAGAIFAGGVAVLHKTHHSYVTRRGQGQAQASRDQHGSAPKSAGASLRRYNQAAFLDHVQEIITGWTEDLNGCSHILYRAVGPINQGALFGKNSPLSRDDPRVRVLPFPTRKPTYKEIQRVHETVASLEVYDTMELFQKALIASTTKLPAKTGSDTSVERKKTQKSPNKLIDRAKSRERAPRPLPTQIMSSEDEGPCYIDSETPTNWIKTLSEQTSKGHITNSRKDLVHDVVVARPLSSDSEDQGPMEKKEVKKRKKKKEDRGDKGEKGEKKPQATKIPNNVKRMWKVISGDEISLETILESWEGSLEEACNTRDPTDGNTALHKAAIAAKPEMVTQILTAGGDPCIKNNQLQTPYAASPHNDTRIAFRLFQAQHPDKYNYAKSQIPGPLTPELIEQEKEKKAQQKKAKRQREKEKMAEKNKTSKFLQMTDAEKVKADQPRCFLCGMQLPKKPFEYESYKFCTIKCLQNHRNIRPLHMSA; via the exons ATGGCTTCGAAGACTGAAAATGTTGCTGCTAAAACCGTGAAAATTTACGATTTGGACAACTTTGAGAATTTGCTCAAGGGTCTAAAAGTTGCGTCTTGCATGCTCACAGAGTCTCATCAAGTTG TTGATGAAGCAAGTGTGATTAAACGTCTCAATGCACTGAGCCTCACTGGGCCTTCTGATGGTAACTGTTGTTCGTGCTGCGGCGTGGGCCCCTTCGAGAGTCGTCTACAACAAACGGCACACTACAAAAATCATTGGCACACGCATAACCTGAAGAGGAAACTGTTTGGAAAGCCGCCACTTACATTGGGACAGTTTAGTTCAAGACAAG ATGACAACTCCAGCGTCTCCGGCAGTGACTCAGAAACAGAGGGCGCTAGCAACGGCCCCGCTAGTGATCTGTTTGCTGCGGCGACTCGGCACTGCAAGGCCTTCTTTACTAACACCAAGGGACAAGTTTTTTGTATCTATAGGTGCTTGCTGCATCATAGGAAG GAGGAGCTATCAACAGACGGCGACGGCAGCGCCTGGATCGAGCGCTGCTCGCGCCTCCTCGTCCCGGGCTTCCAGCGCTGGGCCGTCTTCATGGTGTCCGGCGGACACTTCGCGGGCGCTATCTTTGCCGGCGGCGTCGCTGTGTTGCATAAAACGCATCATTCTTACGTGACGCGGCGTGGACAAG GTCAGGCGCAAGCATCGCGCGATCAGCACGGAAGCGCGCCCAAGTCGGCTGGTGCGAGTTTGAGGAGATACAACCAGGCCGCGTTCTTAGAT CATGTTCAAGAAATAATAACCGGCTGGACGGAAGACCTTAACGGGTGCTCCCACATCCTCTACCGGGCCGTAGGACCCATCAACCAAGGGGCCCTCTTCGGGAAGAATTCGCCTTTAAGCAGGGATGACCCTCGGGTCAGGGTACTGCCGTTCCCGACGAGGAAACCGACGTATAAGGAGATACAGAGGGTCCATGAGACGGTGGCTAGTCTGGAAGTGTATG ACACAATGGAACTATTCCAGAAAGCGCTAATAGCGTCGACAACCAAGCTGCCCGCCAAAACCGGCTCCGATACTAGTGTAGAACGCAAAAAAACACAGAAGAGCCCCAATAAACTTATCGACAGGGCGAAGTCGAG AGAACGTGCCCCCCGCCCCCTCCCCACTCAAATTATGTCGAGCGAGGACGAAGGTCCCTGCTACATAGACTCGGAGACCCCGACCAACTGGATCAAGACCCTCTCGGAACAGACCTCCAAAG GTCATATCACAAACTCGCGCAAAGACTTAGTCCACGATGTCGTGGTCGCCCGACCGCTCAGTTCCGACAGCGAAGACCAGGGCCCGATGGAAAAGAAGGAGGTCAAGaagagaaagaagaagaaagaagatAGAGGAGACAAGGGGGAGAAAGGGGAGAAGAAGCCTCAGGCAACGAAGATTCCTAATAATGTGAAAAGG ATGTGGAAGGTAATATCAGGCGACGAGATCTCCCTAGAGACTATTCTAGAGAGTTGGGAGGGGTCTTTGGAAGAGGCCTGCAACACGAGAGACCCTACCGACGGCAATACGGCGCTGCACAAGGCCGCTATAGCAGCCAAACCGGAGATGGTCAC TCAAATCCTTACCGCGGGCGGTGACCCCTGCATCAAGAACAATCAGCTACAGACCCCATATGCGGCCTCGCCGCATAACGACACTCGAATAGCTTTCAGGCTATTCCAGGCACAACATCCAGATAAATACAACTACGCTAAG TCTCAAATCCCCGGCCCGCTTACCCCCGAGCTCATAGAACAAGAGAAAGAGAAGAAAGCACAGCAGAAGAAGGCCAAACGGCAGAGAGAGAAGGAGAAGATGGCTGAGAAGAACAAGACCAGCAAGTTCTTGCAGATGACTGATGCCGAGAAG GTAAAAGCCGATCAGCCTCGCTGTTTCCTCTGTGGGATGCAGCTACCGAAGAAACCGTTCGAATACGAATCGTACAAGTTTTGCACTATAAAGTGTTTGCAGAATCATAGGAACATCAGGCCTTTGCATATGAGTGCTTAA